One Setaria viridis chromosome 3, Setaria_viridis_v4.0, whole genome shotgun sequence DNA window includes the following coding sequences:
- the LOC117849494 gene encoding uncharacterized protein, protein MAGALVSAAFSVVGKALAPFTDDLLKDWAASAKLGKNVEDLELELLSVKALLEPALGREIDNSALKELLVRLQDHGYDAEDVLDELEYFRIQDELNDTSDAADKHAKGCAYNLALNAKAVGKHICLPACLSAATTKREVNGCKAKLTFRACNPIHAVGKRFPCSSLPSVRDDDDKDGNSTHSSPQRNHTQEPPKLRFNRVDASKRMQHIVKQLQLVHQRVSGIITALGSDWSTVPNIAQSRPITTSESTEPKLYGRDNIMNKIIRNITQDKHCGEVLTVIPIVGPGGIGKTTLAQHVYHSGEVQEHFDVKAWKCVSLNFDANKLIEDIEKDIPGIDGESKGTAGQLIQQRLKKKSFLLILDDIWDCSNEDEWEQLLVPFKKSQVQGNIIIVTTRFPAQAQLMVRKIDHSVYLQGLDYKEFKDLFLDFVFGDDQSRKDHTFLLATGDKIVRRLKGSPLAAKTVGRLLKNQLDLVHWTRVLESKEWEKSDGKNDIMPALKLSYDYLPSQLQRCFSYCALFPQDYKFGREELINFWIGLDVLHSSCGENKRIEDIGLSHLKQLVNHGFFEKGAKKDGSTCYIIHDLLHELARNVSSHECLSIDGSQSQVCTLQIRPSIRHLSINIDGTRVEDRLILKNSVEDFNTLDKRLKVEKLRSLMLFGEHHGCFVKAFGDLFKEAKALRLVFLSEASYEVEDLLHNFYYLVHLRYLRIQSSSPDETRFPNKLSRFYHMTVLDAKHYEDIIELPRDMSNLVKLRHFLVCEDETHASIVEVGKLKSLQELRRFVVRQGFELKQLGHLVELCGSLRIDNLENVQLKEEADEAKLMQKSRLQELKLCWNIVRSTTETTLEEHVLERLKPSQNLLKLSIIGHRGASCPSWLGINLSVTMLESLCLDGVEWQTFPPIGELWLVNVPHEEISGNFRNKRFENLRRLELVNLPKLKMWAVHAPCQLFPYLEVIVIRGCSNLVELSFPHSACCQQEKEALPFPKLSELKIGNCPQLLSFPPVPWTEAPCSIKIEGTGNSGLQKLVCTKSLNSRYCLTIEEKDIPGSTFWNVLDFHNLTRLTELDMLKCKPLPLRHLQMLPSLRTLKMSCSSNSFPFDEGDNHVQYQFPVESLLIHRWGASGKELTQLLTYFPKLSDLRMWYSEKITGLGVMGHQAMATPGPSSPGHKVGQQQDPRAEEEIVALAAEGLLLLPRQLQELLICDYLELSLHSNPLNDNKEDGRTGGGGGLQDLSSLRRLDISTCPKLLSSYHSSCFPLPTSLEYLELEGVVGLETIVPLSNLSSLTHLSICECDGLRVKGLLSLLAQGHLTTLRVTETPNFFVDSEPSRVHEQVLPSRSSTLQELSMDDVAGVTAAPICSSLFSSLTTLVFFRDAKVEHFTEEQEALLFINSLEVIRFEFCSSLQYLPARLHSLPSLKRLSIWKCTAIQMLPKDGLPSSLQELVIDRCPEIQSLPKNCLPSSLQKLVIGGCPAIQSLPKVDDLPSSLRELHVMYDSSKELRRHCRKLIGIIPIVEIRD, encoded by the coding sequence ATGGCGGGTGCCCTGGTCAGTGCAGCGTTCTCGGTGGTGGGCAAGGCGCTGGCTCCCTTCACGGACGATTTGCTCAAGGATTGGGCAGCCAGCGCTAAGCTCGGCAAGAATGTCGAGGACCTCGAGCTAGAGCTGCTGTCCGTAAAGGCGCTACTTGAGCCTGCCCTGGGCAGGGAAATAGACAACTCAGCGCTCAAGGAGCTTCTGGTGCGGCTGCAGGATCATGGGTACGATGCTGAGGACGTGCTGGACGAGCTGGAGTACTTCCGCATCCAGGACGAGCTGAATGACACCTCTGATGCTGCTGACAAGCATGCCAAGGGCTGCGCCTATAATCTGGCTCTTAATGCAAAAGCTGTTGGCAAACATATTTGTTTGCCAGCATGCTTGTCTGCTGCTACTACTAAACGAGAGGTCAACGGATGCAAGGCAAAGCTCACTTTCAGAGCTTGCAACCCGATCCATGCTGTCGGTAAACGCTTCCCTTGCTCATCTCTGCCATCTGTTCGTGATGATGACGACAAAGATGGCAATAGCACCCACAGTTCGCCACAAAGGAACCATACACAGGAACCACCAAAGTTGAGATTTAATAGGGTGGATGCCTCCAAAAGAATGCAGCATATCGTAAAGCAATTACAGCTCGTGCATCAAAGGGTTTCTGGCATTATTACAGCATTAGGTTCAGACTGGAGCACAGTCCCAAATATTGCACAGAGTCGTCCCATCACCACATCTGAAAGTACAGAGCCGAAGTTGTATGGGCGGGACAACATTATGAATAAAATCATACGTAATATCACACAGGATAAACATTGTGGTGAGGTCCTCACAGTCATTCCAATTGTTGGTCCTGGGGGCATAGGAAAGACAACTCTTGCACAACATGTATATCACAGTGGAGAAGTGCAAGAACATTTTGATGTCAAGGCTTGGAAATGTGTATCACTCAACTTTGATGCGAATAAGCTGATAGAAGACATTGAAAAAGATATCCCTGGTATTGATGGTGAAAGCAAAGGTACTGCAGGACAGTTGATTCAGCAAAggttaaaaaagaaaagttttTTGCTTATACTGGATGATATATGGGACTGTAGCAATGAGGATGAATGGGAACAGCTACTGGTGCCATTCAAAAAATCACAAGTACAGGGCAATATAATTATAGTCACAACTCGATTTCCAGCACAAGCACAATTAATGGTTCGAAAAATTGATCATTCAGTATATTTGCAAGGTTTAGACTATAAAGAATTCAAGGATTTATTCCTAGATTTTGTCTTTGGTGATGATCAATCTAGAAAGGACCACACATTCTTACTTGCAACTGGGGATAAGATAGTTAGGAGACTAAAGGGCTCCCCTCTTGCAGCAAAAACTGTCGGCAGATTATTGAAAAATCAGCTTGACTTGGTTCATTGGACTAGAGTGCTAGAAAGTAAGGAATGGGAGAAAAGTGATGGCAAGAATGACATTATGCCCGCACTGAAGTTGAGCTATGATTACCTACCTTCTCAGCTCCAACGATGTTTTTCCTACTGTGCTTTGTTTCCTCAAGATTACAAATTTGGAAGAGAAGAGCTAATTAACTTTTGGATAGGATTAGATGTTTTGCATTCATCATGCGGTGAAAATAAAAGGATTGAAGATATAGGGCTAAGCCATTTGAAGCAATTGGTTAATCATGGATTTTTTGAAAAGGGTGCAAAAAAAGATGGAAGCACTTGTTACATTATTCATGATCTCTTGCATGAATTAGCGCGGAATGTTTCATCACATGAATGCCTTAGCATAGACGGTTCTCAATCTCAAGTGTGCACCTTACAAATCCGGCCATCAATCCGCCACTTGTCTATCAACATAGATGGTACAAGAGTCGAGGATAGATTGATTCTCAAAAATTCTGTGGAGGATTTTAATACATTGGATAAACGATTGAAAGTTGAAAAACTACGGTCTTTGATGTTATTTGGGGAACACCATGGTTGCTTTGTGAAGGCTTTTGGTGATTTATTTAAGGAAGCAAAAGCCCTTCGTCTTGTCTTTTTATCTGAAGCATCCTATGAAGTGGAAGATTTGTTGCACAACTTTTATTATCTTGTCCATCTTCGCTACCTTCGGATTCAAAGTTCTTCTCCAGATGAAACAAGATTTCCCAACAAACTTTCCAGATTTTATCACATGACGGTCCTAGATGCTAAACATTATGAAGATATCATTGAGTTACCAAGAGATATGAGCAACCTTGTAAAATTACGCCATTTTCTTGTTTGTGAGGATGAAACACATGCTAGCATTGTTGAGGTTGGAAAATTAAAATCATTACAGGAGTTAAGAAGATTTGTGGTCAGACAAGGTTTTGAATTGAAGCAATTAGGACATTTGGTAGAGCTTTGTGGATCACTGCGTATTGATAATCTTGAAAATGTTCAATTGAAGGAAGAAGCAGATGAAGCAAAATTGATGCAAAAAAGCCGCCTACAGGAGTTGAAATTATGTTGGAATATTGTCCGATCCACCACTGAAACTACACTAGAAGAACATGTTCTTGAAAGGCTTAAGCCCAGTCAAAACCTTCTAAAGTTATCTATTATAGGGCACAGAGGAGCTTCTTGCCCTTCATGGCTTGGTATTAACCTCTCCGTCACAATGTTGGAATCTCTTTGTCTAGATGGTGTAGAGTGGCAAACATTTCCACCAATAGGGGAGTTATGGTTAGTTAATGTGCCCCATGAGGAAATTTCAGGCAATTTCCGCAATAAAAGGTTTGAAAATTTGCGAAGGTTAGAACTTGTGAACCTACCAAAGTTGAAAATGTGGGCCGTACATGCCCCTTGCCAATTGTTTCCTTATTTGGAAGTGATTGTCATTAGGGGTTGCTCCAACCTTGTGGAGTTGTCATTTCCACATTCTGCTTGCTGTCAACAGGAGAAAGAAGCACTGCCATTTCCTAAACTCTCGGAGCTCAAGATTGGAAATTGTCCGCAGCTATTGTCATTTCCTCCTGTTCCTTGGACTGAAGCTCCCTGCTCCATTAAGATAGAAGGCACTGGCAATTCAGGTCTTCAAAAACTGGTTTGTACAAAAAGTTTGAATTCTAGATATTGTTTGACAATTGAGGAAAAGGATATTCCAGGTAGCACGTTTTGGAATGTGCTGGATTTTCATAATCTAACTAGACTCACAGAATTGGACATGCTCAAATGCAAACCTCTACCACTGCGTCACTTGCAAATGCTACCATCCCTGAGGACCCTAAAGATGTCCTGTTCAAGTAACTCCTTTCCATTTGATGAAGGAGATAATCATGTCCAGTACCAATTTCCAGTTGAATCCTTGCTTATCCACCGGTGGGGTGCTAGTGGGAAGGAGTTGACACAGCTACTCACCTACTTCCCGAAGCTCTCAGATCTGCGGATGTGGTATTCTGAGAAGATAACAGGGCTTGGTGTGATGGGGCACCAGGCAATGGCAACTCCTGGACCATCATCTCCAGGTCACAAAGTGGGCCAGCAGCAGGACCCAAGAGCGGAGGAGGAAATAGTCGCATTGGCAGCAGAAGGGCTGTTGCTTTTGCCTCGCCAACTGCAGGAGTTGTTGATATGCGACTACCTGGAGCTGAGCCTCCACTCCAATCCACTTAATGACAACAAAGAAGATGGACGGACCGGGGGAGGAGGTGGGCTCCAAGATCTGAGCTCCCTCCGACGGTTGGACATATCAACTTGCCCCAAGCTCCTCTCTTCCTACCACTCGTCTTGTTTCCCCTTACCGACCTCCCTGGAATACCTTGAACTTGAAGGCGTGGTGGGCTTGGAGACAATAGTGCCTCTATCAAACCTCAGCTCTCTCACACATTTATCAATATGCGAATGTGACGGTCTGAGAGTCAAGGGATTATTATCTCTCCTAGCCCAGGGCCATCTCACCACATTACGTGTCACAGAAACACCCAATTTCTTTGTTGATTCTGAGCCCTCACGCGTGCATGAACAAGTGCTTCCATCTCGTTCCTCCACACTGCAGGAGCTCAGCAtggatgatgtggctggagtcACTGCTGCACCCATCTGTAGCTCTCTCTTTTCCTCGCTCACCACATTGGTATTTTTTAGGGATGCAAAGGTGGAACACTTCACAGAGGAGCAAGAGGCCCTCCTGTTCATCAACTCCCTTGAGGTAATCAGGTTTGAGTTCTGCAGCAGCCTGCAGTACCTCCCTGCACGGCTGCATAGCCTTCCCAGCCTCAAGAGATTAAGTATCTGGAAGTGTACAGCCATCCAGATGCTGCCCAAGGATGGCCTCCCAAGTTCACTGCAAGAGTTGGTCATTGACCGTTGTCCAGAAATCCAATCCTTGCCCAAGAACTGCCTCCCAAGTTCATTGCAAAAATTAGTGATAGGTGGCTGCCCAGCCATCCAGTCGCTGCCCAAGGTGGATGACCTTCCAAGTTCACTGCGAGAACTACATGTCATGTATGACAGCAGCAAGGAGCTAAGAAGGCATTGCCGCAAGTTAATAGGAATCATTCCAATAGTCGAAATCCGTGACTAA